A part of Limihaloglobus sulfuriphilus genomic DNA contains:
- a CDS encoding tetratricopeptide repeat protein, whose translation MNTKMIIILAGILALPLICTAETYILSESGLEDISSSSMGSFAYKQSELKKLIDSGQTRRAKDLYETLRQKYPEYSGPDAESFMEAEMLYSSGKMHKAGKAYKEFAAKYPLSNWYEAAIERLYDVGTSFISGYKKPFLLVFRLSMFEDGAQLLNYTAGLTGTRPIAHRCLKTLATAYERRGDYDEAFEEWSGIYALWPTGSKGREAMLGMARSLHSSYQGPDYQSPNLDYAYNSYETFSVRYPEAAEELGVEQVQQQIRNQEAYKEYLLGMYYVKVGNFEGAELYFQNIIDNYDDTSIAEPTDKAMHELAKLREKVAENPPKERKGLWRFFDLFDIKKIKGYKL comes from the coding sequence ATGAATACGAAAATGATTATCATACTGGCCGGCATACTGGCATTGCCGTTAATTTGTACGGCTGAGACGTATATTCTTTCAGAGTCGGGCCTTGAGGACATATCGTCTTCGAGTATGGGCAGTTTTGCCTATAAACAATCGGAGTTGAAAAAGCTCATTGACAGCGGGCAAACCCGCCGGGCCAAAGACCTTTATGAGACTCTGCGGCAGAAGTACCCCGAGTACAGCGGACCCGATGCGGAGTCTTTTATGGAGGCTGAAATGCTTTATTCCAGCGGGAAGATGCACAAAGCAGGCAAGGCTTATAAGGAATTCGCGGCTAAATATCCCCTTTCAAACTGGTATGAAGCGGCGATTGAGAGGCTCTATGATGTTGGGACATCGTTTATCAGCGGCTATAAAAAGCCGTTTCTTCTGGTTTTTCGCCTGTCAATGTTTGAGGACGGCGCCCAGCTTCTCAATTATACCGCCGGACTAACCGGCACAAGGCCTATTGCTCACCGCTGTCTCAAGACGCTGGCGACGGCGTACGAGCGAAGGGGCGATTATGATGAGGCATTTGAAGAATGGAGCGGCATTTATGCCCTCTGGCCCACAGGTTCCAAAGGCCGCGAAGCGATGCTTGGTATGGCACGCTCACTGCATTCATCATACCAGGGGCCTGATTATCAGTCGCCGAATCTTGATTATGCCTACAACAGCTATGAGACATTTTCTGTCAGGTATCCCGAAGCCGCCGAGGAGCTCGGAGTTGAACAGGTTCAGCAGCAGATACGAAACCAGGAGGCGTATAAAGAATATCTTTTGGGCATGTATTACGTAAAGGTTGGAAATTTTGAGGGCGCTGAGCTTTATTTTCAGAATATTATAGACAATTACGATGATACAAGCATTGCAGAGCCGACCGATAAGGCTATGCATGAGTTGGCGAAACTTCGTGAAAAAGTGGCAGAAAATCCGCCAAAAGAGCGTAAAGGCTTATGGCGGTTCTTTGATCTTTTTGACATTAAGAAGATCAAAGGCTATAAACTGTAA
- a CDS encoding LPS assembly lipoprotein LptE: protein MLKTTFKYIAAFCCLAGFLIGIGGCSGYSQGWLFPEEVETVYVEMFDSRDFRRDYEYTLTEAVCKQIEVQTPYKLIADKNRAQTMLYGYISYMSDEILDMERYSGRPIEQEAAVRVVFSWKDMTTGRMYADNVEVIGACSYSDFENQDYSYAAQVAVNDAAKKILQSMQTKW, encoded by the coding sequence ATGTTAAAAACAACATTTAAGTACATTGCCGCGTTTTGCTGCCTGGCAGGCTTTCTAATCGGCATCGGCGGCTGCTCGGGCTACAGCCAGGGCTGGTTGTTTCCCGAAGAGGTCGAAACTGTGTATGTCGAAATGTTTGACAGCAGAGATTTCCGCAGGGATTATGAATACACCTTGACAGAAGCGGTATGCAAGCAGATTGAAGTTCAAACCCCGTATAAACTTATTGCTGATAAAAACAGGGCGCAAACCATGTTATATGGGTATATATCTTATATGAGCGACGAAATACTCGATATGGAAAGGTATTCAGGAAGGCCTATTGAACAAGAAGCCGCTGTGAGAGTAGTATTCTCATGGAAAGACATGACAACAGGGCGGATGTATGCTGACAATGTCGAGGTTATCGGGGCGTGCAGTTATTCTGATTTTGAGAATCAGGATTACAGCTACGCGGCGCAAGTTGCCGTAAATGACGCAGCGAAGAAGATACTTCAATCCATGCAGACCAAGTGGTAA